The Maniola jurtina chromosome 1, ilManJurt1.1, whole genome shotgun sequence genome has a window encoding:
- the LOC123865474 gene encoding mitochondrial import inner membrane translocase subunit Tim21, whose product MTIISKLLRANRSIDLIPVSVGINKFRCGRCYATEKEKGLTQSQERAEVSRDVRPLGEKIKETSKTVSYTGIILVGLGVTGIIFYYVFRELFSSNSPNSIYSVALEKCKNDPRIEEALGSPIKGYGEETTRRRRTRVSHAVYEKDGVKHMRMRFYIKGIRNKGVAELDMKQNEYGNYECRYLLVQLDDYSGKTFIIEDNRAFLDHAKSEAGSQQLPTLTLTQ is encoded by the exons atgactataatttcaaaattattacgTGCAAATAGATCAATTGACCTAATTCCTGTGAGCGtaggaataaataaatttagatGCGGTCGTTGCTATGCTACGGAAAAAGAAAAGGGGTTAACACAAAGTCAAGAAAGAGCTGAAGTATCAAGAGATGTACGGCCCCTGGGTGAAAAGATTAAAGAGACGAGCAAAACAGTGTCTTATACTGGTATCATATTGGTTGGTCTAGGAGTTACTggcattatattttattacgtaTTCCGTGAATTGTTTTCTAGCAATAGCCCCAACAGCATATACTCAGTAGCGctagaaaaatgtaaaaac GACCCAAGAATAGAAGAAGCCCTTGGTTCTCCTATAAAAGGTTATGGCGAAGAGACTACAAGGAGGCGAAGGACCAGAGTCAGTCATGCCGTCTATGAAAAGGATGGAGTTAAACATATGAGAATGAGATTCTATATCAAGGGAATTAGAAATAAAGGTGTTGCTGAATTAGATATGAAGCAG AATGAATATGGGAACTATGAATGCAGATATCTGTTAGTGCAACTAGATGATTATAGTGGAAAAACTTTCATCATTGAAGACAATCGTGCGTTTCTAGATCATGCAAAATCTGAAGCTGGAAGCCAACAGCTGCCTACATTAACTCTTACACAGTAA
- the LOC123865403 gene encoding transmembrane protein 231, producing MALYKLFSYSVEVQYKSRLLSKATLFTVITTILTIVLPFVVAYRSRGFWLKTSYFYEQPLIHSTYDYLLIAETDDPSVNIICGDAAFLDDDRLVDEENCVEIQIQEDDINLDGKNDILKFKFDLIVPKGRIISSIILILGIDFQIRNVCPLQMQSLAVLTKEFSGQPSGFKYYGDLQIYQTSHLACLRNILDTSHNTSLFNHETYNTKNIVDFILDEYLIREVTTVVNPIYARTQNGQTGTMDLSINLRIAEMKFRYTPSLIQELKWAWPQYLSLLLIFYWLFERIRKFVFSNRLLMAWEIIPWRKKD from the exons ATGGCACTTTATAAACTTTTCAGTTACAGCGTCGAAGTTCAGTACAAAAGTCGTTTATTATCGAAAGCGACATTGTTTACAGTAATAACAACTATATTGACCATTGTTTTGCCTTTTGTTGTAGCCTATAGAAGTAGAG GATTTTGGTTAAAGACGTCATACTTCTATGAACAACCACTCATACactcaacatatgattatttacttATAGCAGAGACTGATGACCCTAGTGTTAATATTATATGTGGTGATGCAGCATTCCTAGATGATGATAGACTTGTAGATGAAGAAAATTGTGTAGAAATTCAA ATACAAGAAGACGACATCAATCTAGATGGGAAGAATGATATTCTTAAATTTAAGTTTGATCTTATTGTACCAAAGGGTAGAATTATAAGTtccattatattaatattaggtatagacTTCCAAATTAGg aATGTTTGCCCTCTACAAATGCAAAGTCTTGCAGTTCTAACCAAAGAGTTCAGTGGTCAGCCAAGTGGATTCAAATACTATGGAGACCTGCAAATATACCAAACAAGTCACCTGGCATGTCTGCGAAATATCTTGGATACATCTCACAACACCTCACTATTTAACCATGAGACTTACAATACCAAAAATATagttgattttattttagatgAATATTTGATAAGAgaag TTACAACAGTAGTCAATCCCATCTATGCCAGAACTCAAAATGGCCAAACTGGTACCATGGATCTGAGTATTAATCTAAGAATCGCAGAAATGAAATTTCGATATACTCCAAGTCTTATACAAGAACTGAAATGGGCTTGGCCACAATACCTGTCACTTCTTCTTATCTTCTACTGGTTATTTGAAAGAATAAGAAAATTTGTCTTCAGCAATCGTCTACTGATGGCTTGGGAGATAATTCCTTGGAGAAAGAAAGATTAG
- the LOC123877642 gene encoding hemocyte protein-glutamine gamma-glutamyltransferase-like, whose product MDKMSSSMTSSITGMGLGGITGLTTAISTLSCAREQQITIGGMASNYVPGLSANYNISSFCQRPGQSRRCPIAKAGPTAQPGPGHSLSAGALKHSSRNNPNTPYAHNLICKLADQNERRRLQETLELVPQSYYSQQPLKVELTEFYARDNGKDHHTDQYELVNDTILPNPVLRRGQNFFFAVRFDRTGDKQQDIIRIVFSLGPKPCVTKGTRVVLTVNWSSQQTVFQHARDVIGMGMGMAVSRIQETSSATMTPVGTITTISAISGPISGIRETATYTCRRSSFSNEPAPQQQSPLSPHGAVEPPRPPVVERHSGPPQPPSTGRSYGSHHGSTQNLASVAHEMEKWDLSIQRQDGNTITFQVHVPASAPVGIWNCWIQTQRLGQRDNRQDYKCDEDIYILFNPWCREDSVYMDNESSRKEYILNEQGKIWSGTWRQPKGRKWIFGQFDDVVLPACIYLLERSGLEHSERGNPVRIARAISAMINSKGDGDGLMVGRYDGEYKDGVSPHSWTGSVAILERYLTNGGRPVEYGQCWVFSGLVVTICRALGIPCRSVTNYVSAHDTNGTFTIDKFFDKDGNEVPNGPDEDCYDSCWNFHVWNDVWMQRPDLPQGYGGWQIIDATPQEEAESIYKCGPASVEAVRRGEIGFQYDTPFMYSQINAELCHFQEEESSDWGFVRMASNQYQVGRKIITKDPSREDDEGDSDLLEITHEYKPVESPSPERLSVIASCRGFQRLQQYYELPDRSSEDVVFDLMDIEPIPYGQPFDCTMNIQNKSPEDRTIWCVLTASACYYTGAIAARVRKSQGEFIVRAGQREALKLNVTPQEYMDKLVDHAMIKVHAMAFVKQTSQAWSEEDDVSLHKPKLQVQARSQPSIGQECGITFSFQNPLTVNLTDCYFTFEGSGVQRPRQIKFRDVKPGEFMSYQDKFVPTRIGELQIVVTFSSRQIDEIFGCTTVNVRG is encoded by the exons ATGGATAAGATGTCTTCAAGCATGACGTCTAGCATAACCGGCATGGGTCTTGGTGGAATTACAGGATTGACAACTGCAATAAGCACTCTCAGCTGTGCAAGGGAACAGCAAATAACAATTGGAGGGATGGCTTCGAACTATGTCCCAGGATTGTCAGCGAATTACAACATTTCGAGTTTTTGTCAACGTCCAGGACAAAGTCGTCGTTGCCCAATTGCCAAGGCAGGACCTACGGCCCAACCTGGCCCTGGACACTCTCTCAGCGCTGGGGCCCTCAAACACTCATCACGGAACAACCCGAATACACCGTACGCTCATAATCTCATCTGCAAGCTGGCTGATCAAAATGAACGTAGACGTCTCCAGGAAACACTAGAATTGGTTCCCCAAAGCTATTATTCGCAGCAACCACTTAAGGTGGAACTGACTGAATTTTATGCTCGTGATAATGGTAAAGACCACCATACTGACCAGTATGAGTTGGTGAATGATACCATCCTTCCGAACCCGGTCTTGCGAAGAGGCCAGAACTTCTTCTTTGCCGTTCGTTTTGACAGAACCGGCGACAAGCAACAAGACATAATTCGAATCGTGTTCAGTCTTG GTCCGAAACCATGTGTTACAAAAGGAACGCGAGTTGTTTTAACCGTTAATTGGAGCTCGCAACAAACTGTCTTTCAACATGCCCGTGACGTTATTGGCATGGGAATGGGCATGGCCGTGTCACGTATACAAGAAACTAGTAGTGCTACAATGACTCCAGTAGGAACAATTACTACTATTAGTGCTATTAGCGGTCCAATAAGCGGCATCAGAGAAACCGCGACATATACATGTCGTCGTAGTTCCTTCAGCAACGAGCCCGCGCCTCAGCAGCAAAGCCCGCTTAGTCCGCACGGGGCTGTGGAACCACCACGACCACCAGTCGTTGAACGACATAGTGGGCCACCCCAGCCGCCTTCAACTGGACGCAGCTATGGTTCTCATCACGGATCAACGCAGAATTTGGCATCTGTTGCTCACGAGATGGAAAAATGGGATTTGAGTATTCAACGCCAAGACGGAAATACGATAACATTCCAAGTCCACGTTCCAGCTTCTGCACCAGTGGGGATTTGGAATTGCTGGATTCAAACTCAGAGACTGGGGCAACGTGATAATCGCCAAGATTACAAGTGTGATGAAGATATTTATATCTTATTTAATCCATGGTGTCGCGAGGACTCTGTTTACATGGACAACGAATCGTCAAGAAAGGAATATATTCTTAATGAGCAAGGGAAAATATGGAGCGGCACCTGGCGCCAACCTAAAGGTCGCAAATGGATTTTCGGACAGTTCGATGACGTAGTGCTTCCAGCTTGCATCTATTTATTAGAGCGGAGTGGACTGGAACATTCAGAACGTGGTAATCCTGTTCGGATTGCTAGAGCAATTTCAGCTATG ATTAATTCTAAAGGGGATGGCGATGGCCTAATGGTTGGTCGATACGATGGTGAATATAAAGACGGGGTATCTCCACATTCATGGACTGGTTCCGTTGCTATTCTCGAACGATACCTAACGAATGGAGGCAGGCCTGTTGAATATGGGCAGTGCTGGGTGTTCTCTGGTTTGGTGGTCACTATTTGTCGAGCTTTAg GTATACCTTGCCGATCTGTGACAAATTACGTCTCAGCACACGATACGAATGGAACCTTCACTATTGATAAATTCTTTGACAAAGATGGGAACGAAGTGCCGAATGGTCCGGATGAAGATTGTTATGACTCTTGCTGGAACTTCCATGTGTGGAACGATGTGTGGATGCAAAGACCAGACTTGCCGCAGG GATATGGTGGGTGGCAGATAATAGATGCTACTCCTCAGGAGGAAGCTGAATCTATATACAAGTGTGGTCCGGCTAGTGTGGAAGCTGTTCGTCGTGGGGAGATTGGGTTCCAATATGATACACCCTTTATGTACTCTCAGATAAATGCTGAGTTATGCCACTTCCAAGAGGAAGAATCCTCCGACTGGGGTTTTGTTAGAATGGCATCCAACCAATATCA GGTTGGAAGGAAGATTATCACAAAGGATCCAAGTCGCGAAGACGACGAGGGGGACAGTGATTTGTTAGAAATTACTCACGAATACAAACCCGTTGAAAGTCCTTCTCCGGAACGTCTTTCTGTTATCGCTTCTTGTCGCGGTTTTCAACGTTTGCAACAATATTACGAATTACCTGACCGTAGCTCAGAGGATGTCGTTTTTGACTTAATGGATATTGAACCTATACCTTACGGTCAGCCCTTCGATTGCACGATGAATATTCAG AACAAATCACCCGAAGACCGAACAATCTGGTGTGTCCTGACAGCGTCTGCGTGTTATTACACGGGTGCTATTGCAGCCCGAGTGCGGAAATCTCAAGGGGAATTTATTGTAAGGGCAGGCCAACGCGAGGCCCTCAAACTGAATGTAACACCACAAGAGTACATGGACAAGTTGGTTGATCATGCAATGATTAAGGTGCACGCGATGGCTTTTGTCAAGCAAACGTCGCAAGCTTGGTCTGAGGAAGACGATGTCTCACTGCACAAGCCGAAACTTCAAGTGCAG GCAAGGAGCCAACCCAGTATTGGTCAGGAATGTGGAATAACTTTCAGCTTCCAGAATCCATTGACTGTTAATTTGACGGATTGCTACTTCACTTTCGAAGGGTCTGGCGTGCAGAGGCCGCGTCAG atAAAGTTTCGTGACGTAAAGCCTGGCGA